Genomic segment of Ictalurus furcatus strain D&B chromosome 9, Billie_1.0, whole genome shotgun sequence:
acccccctagtggaatgagcccttatgcccagaggcgtagcgagactgcGTCTCATAAGCGATGGAGATtacttccactatccaattagagatgcgctgcttcgacacagcatcacctctactgtcgccgccaaagctgaccagcagctgctccgacttacgccactggccggaccgatggatgtaagtacagggagcccttactggacgcagcaggtgcaatttctcttgttccgatgtgaggaatggaggagggcagaaagcctgcaacactactgactgggcagcagatgtaggcactttaggaatataatcctgcctaggatacaggaagtcCTTGGCTAGGAAGGGACAACAGAGAGAGTTTGTaaatctcctactcacttgagagatgtcagggccagcagacaAGCTacttttagagtcagaagcttctcagaggctgactctaagggctcaaatggggcacctgacagaccttccaggaacacagaaaggtcccaggaaggtatgagtggtctgcagatgggcctcaacCACCcgacaccacacataaacctcaaagtaagaggatgttgccccacggagtctccatcaataggggcatggctggccctAAAGAGTGGcccaaaaagttgccacttgagcacatacaatttcctcgtggatggtgctctagcattcaatatggtctctacaacctcagttgtgagaccagaatatATGagttggtgcccctcaggggccagacccacagtttccatagatccttatctctgagaaccagattcgagctggccaataaggtgctactagcagctgACATAGatggtcttggcaaactctcgctagaccttgtgggagcagagcaatctgggaaaatcatacagatgtgacctcagccatgTGTGCACTatggcatccagccccaatggtgtgggaggagtgaaaGTGAACCACaacaggcagtgtgttgtctccttggagtcGAACACATCCACTCCTGCTTGGCTGAATGcaatatggactccaccacttgaggatgaagcctccaacccccgggcctcaccCCCgagcctcagcccctgccttgacaggatgtctgcctgCACATTCCGGCTGGCCGGAATGTAcgttgcactcactgacaagaagtctccctctgcccagagaagaattcgttgtgcctgcctgaacagggggcgtgaacataaccctctttggtggttgatatatgagatcactgctgtgctgtctgtcacaactaatacctggtgacctcttaattgaggaagaaagaatttcagtgctagaaatacggcTCGCATCTGTAGGCGacttatatgccactccagatgagggccgctccaaagactgtgagctggacagccatctaagaccgtgccccagcccatgaggaaggcgtctgtcattaccgtcttgcgattAGGAGATgaccctagagtgtgacccaaggatAGAAACCGGTAACACCTGCAAATGCTCAGAACACATAGGCATcgctgcgtgacactgattactcttaGAAGTTCCGTTCTCGAacaaaacccccaacttttcagccaccactgaaatggtctcatgtgcaataggcccaatggtatgacgttggctgctgctgccataagccccaaaagtctctcatagagactggaggggatgcccagacccagctttatcttggtcaATGTTGATAGGGATTGACCCTTCACATGTtagggatagaaacgccctcatcatagtagaatcccatataacgcctagaaaagttgtcctctgcactagAGAAAGCATaattttcttgaggttcaacctgagtcccaagctcctcatgtgggtgagaacatcATCTCGATGTTGAAACACCAGTTCCCTGGAACGTGCTCATAAGTCATCCAGGTAGTCTGGAGTTGCAAGGGATCCAGAGCAGCAtctatgcactttgtgaaggtgcaagggaatattagttttctgcagtgtgagggagatttattttcactggggagtaAGAGCTCATCCAGCTTGCTTCGAACCACTTCCTCTTCTCTTGGCCagtctagatttagtttttcaacttccctagtaatcacttcaagcagctctttatatgcttgggAGCTGCTCtgtgtttttggtgcaatggcaccccctactggctcctcagagtcagaaagggtgttttggctttccatagcggaaggagcaGTCACgacacgagctccaaaatctGGCAGCGAGCCgtacccagaagacagagcaagaaatATAGCAGCGTtcatctctggctcctcttccagctccatacgagatccccaggacctgagatccagatccgtgaggctctgaaaccaaACTTCCTTCTGTCGAGAAGAGCGCAAGCCATGAGTGGAGCTGCCTGAttgtaaggcattcacaatgcacacagtcagaccCTTCAAGGGCTGCTGTGGCGTGCTCCACCCCtggacacttcacacagaaagtgtgtctatCTGTTCCCTGTGATGAAACCGGAGCAAGGCGTGACACGCTCCCTGAATTCTCTCTCGgtcattcttttttctcttttttttaaagagacagaaaagtaagagttttctttcttttttttgttgaaaatatagagaggaaatgaagtgtcTTTTTGCGAGCATTAAACAAATGACCgccatgcagtctcgctgaagataatagaggctcacaggtgctgtttttatatcatgtgacATGCTTAAttaccacgtcacctgatcatggcaggcctataaataggcatgatgttacacaagcttcagatgccggtcacacacgagggcgcttcccacagtgtggagCTCATGAACGTcgagttcccttctcagggaacagctGGGACCATTCAGGCAGGAGCATCCATGTTGGAGCATCCACAGGTGGGACCAACCACAACAGTTTTTATAGTAAGAAATCTTTACAGTAAACTTTAGGGTATCCCAGTAGGAACATACACAGCCATCTTCACCATATCCACAATCCACAGCACTCTTTAAGGTATTCAGCTGGGACCATCCACATAAATCTTAATGGTATCTAGATGGAAACATTCACAGCAATTCTTAGGGTATCCAGTTGGGACCATTCACAGCAATCTTTAGGTTATctattattaatgattaattattaattataatatatcatcaccaccaccatcatcatcatcatcatcatcatcatcattattattattattatcattattattattattattatataattataatataatatataataatacttaataataataataattattattattatatatgttaaCAGTTTGTGGAAAGCTTGTGAATTACTTACAAAATAACAGAGCGATGTCACATACTACAATAGGCCTGTCTCCATTTGAGCTTGCTATGCGAGGAAGATGCAAACTCTTCCATCACAGAAActcatgtgatgtgtgtgagagagttgcTGCATGTAAGAGCAAGATGAAACCATTCACTAACTATAAATGTTGTAGTAAAACCAAAGTATTCAAGTGTAGAGACTATGTTCGATCACCATCACCAATGGATCAGGTAGAACCAACCTGAAATGTGGGTGAAAGTTGCCTGTAATACTGTTAAGAGGGAAATGTTGTGTCTGAGATTTATATTTGCCAGTAGATGCCGCTGTGTAGCTGTGTATAAGAAGTTAAGTAAAGAAAAGTGAAGGGACAATTTGACCCAACTACTATGCCTActgtttgattcattttgtgGTGCTTGCTTTTCAAAAATGCTACATACTTGATTCCTTTATATTCAGATCTCGTCCAACCCTGGGGCATACTGACCATGAAGTCTACCTCATAGACATAGCTTCACTGGGGTTAGTGTaattatttacactttacaaCTGTCAGGATTACAAATGTCAACTGGCAAGATATTGTAATCTCAtctgttctttttatttgtgCAGATGTATTAATTATGcgtatacagtggtgcttgaaagtttgctttgaaagtttagaattttctatataatctgcataaatatgacctaaaacatcatcagattttcctaaaagtagacagagaacccaattaaacaaataagacaaagatataacacttggtcatttattttttgaggaaaatgatccaatattacattgGCAAAAGTACGTGAACCTCTAAGAtttgcagttaatttgaaggtgaaattagagtcaggtgttttcaatcaatgggatgacaataaGGTATGAGTGAGCacccagttttatttaaagaacagggatctgttCCTaaaaaaccatctctaaagagtttgaacTTCAATCCACATTCAGATAGATTgtatacaaatggaggaaattcaaggtCATTGTTACCCTCCCAGGAGTGGTGGACaaaaaagatcactccaagagccagatatgtaatagtctgcgaggtcacaaaggaacccagggtaacttctaagcaactaaaggactctctcacattggttaatgttaatgttcatgaatccactatcaggagaacattgaacaacaatgctgcaaggagaaagccactgctctccagggaaaaaaaaaccccattgctgcccatctgcagtttgctaaagatcacttAGACAAGCCAGAAAGCgactggaaaaatattttgtggacggatgagaccaaaatagaatttttggtttaaatgagaagtgttatgtttggagaaaggaaaacactgcattccagcataagaattgatggaacaatgaattctgaattacagtataccagcaaattctaaacaaAAATGTCATGACATCTggccgtgaactgaatctcaacaGAAAGTGGGTCaggcagcaagacaacaaccatAAGCACACAatttgttctaccaaagaatggttaaagaagaataaagtttatgttttggaatgaccaaGTCAAAGGCAGTGTCTTCCTCAAAGCTCCTCTACCAGAGGCCTGGGAGTTTGAGGGTTCTGCACACTATCTCAGATCTTCCTAGGACTGTGCTCTTCTGGACAGAGAACTCAGATGTACCGGGCATCTGCTGGAGCCACTCTTGCAGTTTGGGGGTCATAGCCCCTAATGCTCCTATGACCACTGGGACCACTTTGGACTTCATCTTCCAAATGTCTTGTTCCTTCAGGCCCTGATACTTCTCGATCTTCTTATGCTCTTTCTACCTGATGTTACTGTCAGTTGGGATTGCCACTTCGATCACAACTGCCATCCTCTGCTCCTTGTCAACCATCACTATGTCTGGTTGGTTAGCATGCAGCTGGTTGTCACTCTGGTACTTAAAGTCCCACAGGATGTTAACTCTACTGTTCTCACCCACTTTCTGTGGTGTGTCCCATTGGGCTTCGGGACTTCTAACCCATACACGGCACAGATGTTTCTGTACACTATCCCAGCCATTTGATTATACCTCTTACACCCTACTATACCCTACTACATATTACTATATGTTGTACTGTTTCAGGGGCATCATTGCTCAGTCTGTACCTTGGGACCTGTCAGTTGTGATAGACCCCCTGCCTCTATGGATTTGGTGCTTAGGGTCTTACCtattaacacactatgccaaagttgaaagaaattccagaaatgatgaggatgaggatgatgattgaaatacattagtCTGGAAagggttataaagctatttcaaaagctctgggactccacagaaccacagtgagagccattatctccaaatggaaaaactctgcatagtagtgaaccttcccagaagtggtcgACGTCCCAAAATTCTTCCAAGAGCAccgcgacgactcatccaggatgtcacaaaagagccaaggactagatcaaaggacctacaggcctctcttgcatcaataaagatcactgttcatgactccactatcatgACTGGAGTGGTAGTGTGGtagcagtgtgatggtgtggggatgctttgctgcttcagggcctgggcaacttgaaataattgagggaaacatgaattctgctctctaccagaaaatcctaaatgagaatgtctggtcttcagtctgtaagttgaaactcaagcgcaactggattatgcagcaagacaatgatccaaagtccTAGtgctagaagtaagtgaaagactgatctcatgttatcggaagcgtttggttgcagttattcctgctaaaggtggcacaaccagattttaagtttaagggggcaattagtttttcacatgtgtGATAGGTATTcgataactttttttcttcaataaaaataaatgaatgaataaataaaaactgtattgtgtgtttactcaggttgcctttcttttatgttgtattgtaatgtatgattagtatgagatatacacataaacagaagaaatcaggatggggcaaatacgtTTTGTATTACTCTTCGATTCATCTCATAATGGTCAGCATGGGAATGATTCTGGGAATAGCCGGTGAAGGTTGAGGGATTGTATTAAATGTGATTtgtatgaaaaaaacaataaaattaactttgaaagaaagaaattcaatTTAAAGTAACCAATGATGTGAACCATAGAAGTGGGCATGGCCGAATAATGTGCCCCTTTCACAGCAAGCTTGAACGCATCACATGACACACTGATGCTTTGCACAAGCGGGACAGTTAAGGAGCATGATCTATTCAGACTAATGTCAGATATAGGCCACATATAGTttcacatacagtgagggaaaaaagtatttgatcccctgctgattttgtacgtttgcccactgacaaagaaatgatcagtctataattttaatggtagttgtatttgaacagtgagagacagaataacaacaaaaaaatccagaaaaacgcatgtcaaaaattttataaattaatttgcattttaatgagggaaaaaagtatttgaccccctctcaatcagaaagatttctggctcccaggtgtcttttatacaggtgacgagctgagattaggagcacactcttaaagggagtgctcctaatatcagtttgttacctgtataaaagacacctgtccacagaagcaatcaatcagtcatattccaaactctccaccatggccaagaccaaagagctctccaaggatgtcagggacaagactgtagacctacacaagtctggaatgggctacaagaccattgccaagcagcttggtgagaaggggacaacagttggtgcgattattcgcaaatggaagaagcacaaaagaactgtcaatctccctcggcctggggctccatgcaagatctcacctcgtggagttgcattgatcatgagaacagtgaggaatcagcccagaactacacgggaggatcttgtcaatgatctcaaggcagctgggaccatagtcaccaagaaaacaattggtaacacactacgccgtgaaggactgaaatcctgcagcgcgcgcaaggtccgctgctcaagaaaacacatatacatgcccgtctgaagtttgccaatgaacatctgaatgattctgaggacaactgggtgaaagcgttgaggtcagatgagaccaaaatggagctctttggcatcaactcaactcgccgtgtttggaggaggaggaatgctgcctatgacccctggaacaccatccccaccgtcaaacatggaggtggaaacattatgctttggggttttttttctgctaaggggacaggacaacttcaccgcatcaaagggacgatggacggggccatgtaccgtcaaatcttgggtgaaaacctccttccctcagacagggcattgaaaatgggtcgtggatggatattccagcatgacaatgacccaaaacacatggccaaggcaacaaaggagtggctcaagaagaagcacattaaggtcctggagtgacctaggcagtctccagaccttaatcccatagaaaatctgtggagagagctgaaggttcgagttgccaaacgtcagcctcgaaaccttaatgatttggagaagatctgcaaagaggagtgggacaaaatccctcctgagatgtgtgcaaacctggtggccaactacaagaaacgtctgacctctgggattgccaacaagggtttttaaaccaagtactaagtcatgttttgcagaggggtcaaatacttatttccctcattaaaatgcaaatcaatttataacatttttgatgtgcgtttttctggatttttttgttgttattctgtctctcactgttcaaataaatctaccattaaagttatagactgatcatttctttgtcagtgggtaaacatacaaaattagcaggggatcaaatacttttttccctcactgtagcttAACAAAAAAATGGGATTTGGTCTGTAAATCTGATTTGGGCTACTGTTGCCTGCAGTGTGAATGTAGCCTAAGAGTACTATCAAGAAAATTGTGTGAAACCCATTTGTTTTCAAAGAATAGAATAGAGGCCTTTATTTATcagatatacattacagtacagtcaAATTCATTCTTTGCATATGCCAGcctgttaggaagttggggtcagagcacagggtcagccatgacccccaaccttctgatcagtaacacagagccttaaccactaagccatcattggcattaattaaagaatatgaaaaataaaggaaGCAGCCAACACAAACCCATGAATTAGAACAAATAAAACTAGTCATTCAATTCTTTTCACCTCACTTAATTCACACCTATTTcaccttttctgtaatttacttcaagatgTTGACCTTTTCAGGTGCTGGTACACTACTAAATCTTTTTTACTGGCATAGatgtgagtcaaaataacttccacttctgccTTTCTGCCTCTtctgtcatgtttttattttgtttccagCCCTCTGTGTGCTTGATCTTTTAGGAATGTGCTTTGCATTTTATagatatgtgtgtatgaagaaaatcagcctttccaaaacttttgtaaatctggtggaattttttgttcattctttttttttttaaaatttttttttttaacacacgactttactaaaatattgataaatgaggcccattatAAGAACTTTAAAGTTCAGTGAATTAAACGAGCACAGTGATGTGCTCCTAcaggaggaagcaggagagaCTCAGCAGGCGGGATATTCTGCACATTTCTACACATATTCTGCACATTAATCTTGCACATTAATCACTGATTCTTACATCACATAGTCCATGAATTCTACCTGATCATGAATAAAATGGTCAATTAATGCTTATGAtaaggaaaacaaaaagaatgTCTATATATAAgttatgcatttttaaagtgAGTAAATAATTATTTCCCCTTCACCATCCCTCTAATAGTGAACTACGTCTTATTACATTTACTGAGTAAACATACTACTCAACAAAAATGACTAATGCGCTACAGAATTACTGTATTTCAGACACAGCTATAGACTTAGAGACCTCCTTTTTCTATTGCAGTATTAGTTTATTTCTCCTTGTGAAATGCCTCTCCATCTGATTGTACTCTCCATTTCACCATGATCTCCTCTACCATCCCATTATCCTTCAGTTTCTGCTTGATCtgaaaaacaatataatacttttattattaaataatgcaGGATAGAGGCACTAATCTCTGAAAGAAATCCGAGAGATGAGACCCACCTTCTCCAAGATGGCCACATTTACTGCAGGATCATTCAAATCCTGACTGGACTGGATCTTCATCTTTATGATTTGTTGCTTTGTGCTTACTGGATGTTGAAATGTAAAcacgtacaaacacacacaattacacttATATTCTAAAAACAGTTTAAATTTTACTGAATATAAGTAATATTTAACATACCTGAGTAACAGAAGAAAGGCAAAATGTCTGTGCACTTTCCATCAGCGGCCTtgcccatatatatataaccacaATTTTCATTCCGCATGCTGTTATCAGGTTGTCCAGACATCCAGCTGATAGTAGAGAAGTTGGTATGATCTACCCACTTCCAGGGGTCTTTTATTAATCCAAACCATGTAATTCCGGGGACTAGCGCCTTTATAAAtgagttttctttttcatctctcGCACTGGCCAGGTCTGTGTGATACTGTCTGCAGTAAGCCTGAGCTTCAGGCCATTGTACACTATTATTTACGTAAATGTAGCGGTCACTGCCAGTTTTAGTTTCTGTGagaataaaacagaagaaacttGAATATTCAAGAAAAGTTAGTCCttacaaaaaaaggaaaggtgaacaggttacatttaaaaaatgttaaaaggaattttcacagaaacaaagaaagaatatAGCTGCAAACAGCAACTATGAGGCCAAGCACAACAGAGGCAAAGTAAGGAGATAAGCAAACATTATTTTAGAATGGtcatgattttatgacaaaccgctaagaagttataagcaaaaataatcttttttcatATCTTGTGAAAACTAGGAGGCACTGTTCTGAAACTGTCCAGGTACTCTCATGTCATTATGTCTATGACTTGTActaagtttggtctgaatacACTAAAGCGTTATGGAGGTATAGCCTCACGTCCATTTTGGCTTGCTCGCCGTCGAATTTGTTTGTGCGTTTTTCATGAACGTTTTGACCAATCGACATGCattccatcattttttgtttgcatGGACTAAAGATGATCTGATTTGGTTGGGGTGAAAATCAGACAAAcagtctaggaggagtttgatAAAGTTGATTTTTTAGAAagctgtgtgccaaatttcataacttttgtATGTATGGTTCCATGGCTGCCATAGactgaagagaagaagaagaagaagaaagaaataataaataaatagggtgCTTGACTCCTAAAAAAGAGCAAAACACTGCACACATTTTTCCTTTGATAGACTGAACCTGTAAACAATTtcctaaatgcaataaatgcCAAAGTTAATCATATCAGTTGTGTTTTTTGATAGGTTAGATTTGCTGTTTAATATATTGACACTTCAAACACATTTAAGTTCAGTTAACCTGCTGAAAATGCACAGGTCAGAATTTTCTACTTTCTCTACTGACACAGTGGGAAAGTGAAAAATATGTAGATTTTACCATCAAAGCACAGAAAGGGGTGCACTTGAGTACATTGCAGATCCGTCCAACCGAAGGGATATGCAGCGGCACAGTtttgatttccaccactgttaTTTGGCTCTCCAACATACCAATTTCCAAATATATTTGTCACTGGTTCATATCCAAAGGACCAGTGCCAGCTGGAGATGTTACTGTACATTCCAATCCAAGCACTGGAACTGAATTTCTGACTCTGTACTTCATTCTGTAGTTGGATCACATCATCATTACTTTTGATGATAGC
This window contains:
- the LOC128612213 gene encoding putative C-type lectin domain family 20 member A isoform X2, yielding MKQHLLILLFFTGVVPLVQSVTRKYFLVQQGRKWTDAQTYCQATYTDLAIIKSNDDVIQLQNEVQSQKFSSSAWIGMYSNISSWHWSFGYEPVTNIFGNWYVGEPNNSGGNQNCAAAYPFGWTDLQCTQVHPFLCFDETKTGSDRYIYVNNSVQWPEAQAYCRQYHTDLASARDEKENSFIKALVPGITWFGLIKDPWKWVDHTNFSTISWMSGQPDNSMRNENCGYIYMGKAADGKCTDILPFFCYSVSTKQQIIKMKIQSSQDLNDPAVNVAILEKIKQKLKDNGMVEEIMVKWRVQSDGEAFHKEK
- the LOC128612213 gene encoding putative C-type lectin domain family 20 member A isoform X1, which produces MKRFCHTNNRHAVSLKIIRLAAWFTGVVPLVQSVTRKYFLVQQGRKWTDAQTYCQATYTDLAIIKSNDDVIQLQNEVQSQKFSSSAWIGMYSNISSWHWSFGYEPVTNIFGNWYVGEPNNSGGNQNCAAAYPFGWTDLQCTQVHPFLCFDETKTGSDRYIYVNNSVQWPEAQAYCRQYHTDLASARDEKENSFIKALVPGITWFGLIKDPWKWVDHTNFSTISWMSGQPDNSMRNENCGYIYMGKAADGKCTDILPFFCYSVSTKQQIIKMKIQSSQDLNDPAVNVAILEKIKQKLKDNGMVEEIMVKWRVQSDGEAFHKEK